The proteins below are encoded in one region of Coturnix japonica isolate 7356 chromosome 10, Coturnix japonica 2.1, whole genome shotgun sequence:
- the TP53BP1 gene encoding TP53-binding protein 1 isoform X1 translates to MEPAGSPLDPGLSQQGTPCLIVEDSQPEAAGAERDAERACLGALVRRLPLRRSPSPVLEIVRAPSSSRGAGRALPAGGSGAVLAGPMESAAEEMPPPGPDSSAPGKAAERCQEDDEDCPASPYAEDTGTSQLQFGVLELSQSQDLESDVAPNEDVRNQLHSGAAILCSSRTVKNDTEDELNVKNRETVSSIETHSTSEGQPKEFEGTLLDAEERSRKEVLVSNPSKTEKCVDAGHEELDILSTQEEMFPENNITGSDCLVTREEEGNSLACTPARSLHLLQLSGQGSLVQESHSTGSPGVVVPSPVGLASNALIPSSPTEQDQTKDEQVDISTVAKGRDLVQKGQKENRLMQEEQKRDVLIPPGPAVLPQASTPVSQSAPAFFPESLPIPSQPVFSHVSVHDIFVPTQSPEKNEGEEKAAVSTYPCVPGDLSGPTDALSKMPVEDTVSQPSESCNLMLSASGCSQPTNTEISSESLKTSHENNEVTQIQMITECSISDLRLSSVENGDRKIRLDAGHQALPENCEKAEKEDIHTAGKPVMQLGSTGKAGDGTSAPTAHQAHGCISGSQAAVDQSHPEILCCADGREAQLEGYSLKASSQREAVPETQCEEQEEKMHIEEIEMNEDESLVNMAASQRFFLERKVEHNEELEVQVAGGSCKNSRKLSETQELGKFGPECWEKETSKGGALGSGAAKNVDKLSFKAARESMQKLNEALSKPSVGELLEQHKLFSKLKIDIPSEMKLCAKSHAESSKLHQIMESQPPQQEREADIQQENQVQKDTEITATAVNPEQEEQMQLEEQTAAKSPSPSNGTPFHFTLPKEGDTIQPLTSITPPLTGQLKMGPRRHSTPIVDDSCPDSTIATSDVTAEGTMGTNSVTVESAVVSADVSEVCEKGDSCAVPQADVKLSLRMNLVTPLNDGSDESLPFSLEKPTASDKKIGSPAAARCGADRRNITKSDVLSSQFNLLTKISQKESSVFSRVCEVRREEEARDHSLSASPFRGNLFSFPGAGKNAEICENPSDQQHRADDSGGQLLILQRLQQGCHQQPSCTEQKESGEAGIVTTQVEEGARMQKKPSKVDKSQGKQADTDNKGIQTTADCLFTLTMATTATQTAEGTCRRVDVGTSMCGQRPGQQDVNIQTEEGRQKLVNTSAEDTDSLHSQVGEDEFNLLHPPRGQVQRRHVRTIREVRTVVTRVITDVYYVNGAEVERKVVEETEEPVVECQECETDTSSSRTTVGSSLTSGDLGDVSSFSSKASSLHRTSSGASSGLSATHSSSGSARGTGVVKGKVCGTESGEFALPIGRGVVGKLSPRKGVGQPVSPLRVCQAGATLLCEEEEDSIHGTRQGGKAPVTPRGRGRRGRPPSRTTGTRDSSGIPAVEDLSTTGSPEEKSFVRTVGLPDGGEKSDASGFCALRRSDSPEIPLQVVAVPSDCTDSSAGSSFVGLRVVAKWSSNGYFYSGMITQDVGGGKYKLLFDDGYECDVLGKDILLCDPIPLETEVTALSEDEYFSAGVVKGHRKESGELYYCIEKEGQRKWYKRMAVILSLEQGNKLREQFGLGPYEPVTPLTKAADISLDNLVEGKRKRRGNLVSPSTSSSSTTPTRKGMESPRAPPGVLSGKRKLVASEEERSPAKRGRKSATVKPGAVRAGEIVSTCEGVDAADPPVLEDQHGPLPHNKTLFLGYAFLLTMATPSDKLVNCQKPSDGPAGSSEEEEEFLEMAPYNKHYIAKQLRAGAGYILEDYNETQCNAAYQCLLIADQHCRTRKYLLCLARGIPCVSHIWVYDSCHANQLQNYRNYLLPAGYSLQEQKLLEWHPRENPFHNLKVLLVSDQQQNFLDLWSEILMAGGASSVKQHFSNANNKDIALGVYDVVVTDLSCPAVVLKCAEALRLPVVSQEWVIQSLIAGERVGYNKHPKYKHDYVPH, encoded by the exons GAGATCGTCCGCGCTCCTTCCAGCAGCCGCGGGGCGGGACGGGCGCTGCCCGCCGGTGGGAGCGGCGCGGTGCTCGCGGGGCCGATGGAGAGCGCCGCTGAAGAGAtgccgccgcccggcccggaCAGCAG TGCCCCTGGGAAGGCTGCGGAACGATGCCAAGAGGATGATGAGGACTGTCCCGCATCTCCGTACGCAGAAG ATACAGGAACATCACAGCTGCAGTTTGGAGTTCTGGAGCTCTCGCAGAGCCAGGACCTGGAGAGTGATGTTGCACCCAATGAAGATGTTAGGAATCAGCTTCACTCGGGAGCTGCTATCCTTTGTTCTTCCAGAACTGTGAAGAATGATACTGAAGATG AACTGAATGTCAAAAACAGGGAAACTGTCAGCAGCATAGAAACACATTCTACTTCAGAAGGCCAACCGAAGGAGTTTGAAGG AACACTGCTGGATGCAGAAGAACGTTCCAGGAAAGAGGTGCTTGTCTCTAATCCATCGAAAACTGAGAAATGCGTTGACGCTGGTCATGAGGAGTTGGATATCTTGTCGACTCAGGAAGAGatgtttcctgaaaataatATAACAG GGAGTGACTGCCTTGTAAccagagaggaagagggaaattCTCTGGCATGTACTCCTGCCCGCAGtctgcacctcctgcagctctctggaCAGGGATCCCTTGTACAGGAGAGCCATTCCAC TGGCTCTCCAGGTGTAGTTGTTCCTTCTCCTGTTGGCCTAGCATCCAATGCTCTCATCCCTAGCAGTCCTACTGAACAGGACCAAacaaaag ATGAACAGGTGGATATCTCTACTGTTGCCAAAGGAAGAGATCTGGTGCAGAagggacagaaggaaaacagactgatgcaggaggagcagaagagaGATGTGCTTATCCCACCAGGGCCTGCAGTCCTGCCACAGGCTTCAACTCCGGTGTCTCAGAGTGCCCCAGCCTTCTTTCCTGAGTCTTTACCTATACCATCACAACCAGTGTTCTCTCATGTGAGCGTTCAT gATATCTTCGTTCCAACTCAGAGCCCGGAGAAGaatgagggagaagaaaaagctgctgtttcaaCTTATCCATGTGTACCAGGAGACCTTTCTGGACCCACAGATGCTTTGTCAAAGATGCCTGTGGAAGACACTGTGTCACAGCCTTCTGAGTCTTGTAATCTGATGCTTTCTGCAAGTGGATGTAGCCAGcccacaaacacagaaatcagtTCAGAGTCTCTGAAAACTAGccatgaaaataatgaagttaCACAGATCCAGATGATTACTGAATGCAGTATTTCAGACTTGAGACTCTCTTCTGTGGAGAATGGTGACAGAAAAATAAGGCTGGATGCAGGTCATCAAGCCCTTCCTGAGAActgtgaaaaagcagaaaaggaggaCATACATACTGCAGGAAAGCCTGTAATGCAGTTAGGTAGTACAGGCAAAGCAGGAGATGGGACATCAGCCCCTACAGCCCATCAGGCTCATGGGTGTATTTCTGGAAGTCAGGCTGCTGTGGATCAGTCTCACCCTGAGattttgtgctgtgctgacGGAAGAGAAGCTCAATTAGAGGGTTATTCACTGAAAGCAAGTTCTCAACGCGAGGCAGTTCCTGAGACTCAGTGtgaagaacaggaagagaagaTGCATATAGAAGAGattgaaatgaatgaagatgAGTCTCTTGTTAACATGGCTGCTTCTCAGAGGTTCTTTCTTGAAAGGAAGGTAGAGCACAATGAAGAGCTGGAAGTACAGGTTGCTGGTGGTTCTtgtaaaaatagcagaaaactGTCTGAGACCCAAGAATTAGGAAAGTTTGGACCAGAAtgctgggaaaaagaaacttcaaaagGTGGAGCTCTTGGCAGTGGAGCAGCAAAGAATGTGGATAAACTGTCCTTTAAAGCTGCTAGAGAAAGCATGCAGAAGCTGAATGAAGCTTTATCTAAGCCTTCTGTAGGGGAGTTATTGGAACAGCacaaattgttttctaaattaaagATTGACATTCCATCTGAGATGAAACTGTGTGCCAAAAGCCATGCAGAAAGTTCAAAATTGCATCAGATAATGGAGTCTCAACCACCACAGCAAGAGAGGGAAGCTGACATACAGCAGGAGAATCAGGTGCAAAAGGATACAGAGATTACTGCTACGGCAGTGAATCCGGAGCAAGAAGAACagatgcagctggaggagcagacAGCTGCTAAGTCCCCCAGTCCTTCCAATG GAACaccatttcatttcactttgcCAAAGGAGGGTGATACCATTCAACCATTGACCAGCATAACACCACCTCTCACTGGCCAACTTAAAATGGGACCAAGAAGACACAGCACACCAATTG tggATGATAGTTGTCCAGACAGCACTATAGCAACTAGTGATGTTACTGCAGAGGGCACAATGGGGACCAACAGTGTCACTGTGGAAAGTGCAGTGGTGTCAGCAGATGTGTCTGAAGTGTGTGAAAAAGGAGATTCTTGTGCAGTTCCTCAGGCTGATGTAAAACTCTCTCTACGAATGAACCTTGTTACCCCTTTGAATGATGGGAGCGATGAGTCTCTACCATTCAGCTTGGAAA AGCCCACAGCCAGTGACAAGAAAATTGGatcccctgctgctgccag GTGTGGGGCTGATAGAAGAAACATAACAAAGTCTGATGTACTGAGTTCACAGTTTAATTTGTTGACCAAAAT CTCCCAGAAAGAGTCTTCTGTGTTTAGTCGTGTCTGTGAAGTTCGGCGAGAGGAAGAGGCTAGAGATCACAGCCTTTCAGCTTCTCCATTTAG GGGGAATCTATTCAGCTTTCCTGGCGCAGGAAAGAATGCTGAAATATGTGAAAATCCTAGTGATCAGCAACACAGAGCAGATGACAGTGGTGGACAGCTCCTGATACTTCAGagactgcagcagggctgccatcAACAACCTTCTTGTACAGAGCAGAAAGAGTCGGGGGAGGCTGGTATTGTAACCACTCAGGTGGAAGAAGGGGCAAGAATGCAGAAGAAACCAAGTAAGGTTGATAAAAGCCAAGGGAAGCAGGCTGATACCGATAATAAAGGGATTCAAACTACAGCAGACTGTCTTTTTACTCTAACAATGGctacaacagcaacacaaaccGCAGAAGGAACTTGTAGGCGAGTGGATGTAGGAACCAGTATGTGTGGGCAAAGACCTGGGCAACAAGATGTAAACATCCAAACTGAGGAGGGCAGACAAAAGCTTGTGAATACCTCTGCAGAAGACACAGACTCTCTGCACAGTCAGGTG GGAGAGGATGAATTTAACCTTCTTCACCCTCCAAGAGGCCAGGTTCAGCGTCGCCATGTGCGAACTATTCGAGAGGTACGGACTGTGGTTACACGTGTTATAACGGATGTTTACTATGTAAATGGTGCAGAGGTGGAACGGAAGGTAGTTGAG GAAACTGAGGAGCCTGTAGTGGAGTGCCAGGAATGTGAGACTGACACATCCTCCTCTAGAACTACGGTTGGCTCATCGTTGACCTCTGGGGACCTTGGTGATGTCAGCTCCTTCTCTTCTAAGGCCTCAAGCCTCCACCGCACATCCAGCGGAGCAAGCAGTGGTCTCTctgccacacacagcagcagtggttcAGCACGAGGAACTGGAGTGGTCAAAGGGAAAGTGTGTGGTACAGAAAGTGGAGAGTTTGCTTTGCCCATTGGCAGAGGTGTCGTAGGAAAACTAAG CCCTAGGAAAGGAGTTGGTCAACCAGTATCTCCTCTTAGAGTTTGCCAGGCAGGAGCAACACTTCTgtgtgaggaagaggaggactCTATACATGGGACTCGCCAGGGTGGCAAAGCACCTGTGACACCTCGTGGGCGAGGTAGAAGAGGCCGCCCACCCTCCCGAACAACTGGGACAAG AGATTCATCTGGAATTCCTGCTGTGGAGGACCTCTCAACTACAGGATCACCTGAGGAGAAATCATTTGTCCGTACAGTTGGCCTACCTGATGGAGGGGAAAAATCTGATGCATCTGGCTTCTGTGCCTTACGTCGAAGTGACTCTCCAGAAATTCCACTGCAAGTGGTGGCTGTTCCTTCAGACTGTACAGACTcatctgctgggagcagctttGTGGGCCTCAGGGTTGTGGCAAAATGGTCTTCAAATGGATACTTCTATTCTGGGATGATTACCCAAGATGTTGGAGGAGGGAAGTACAAGCTTCTCTTTGATGATGGGTATGAATGTGATGTACTAGGAAAAGATATTTTACTCTGTGACCCTATCCCACTGGAGACTGAAGTAACTGCGCTCTCAGAGGATGAGTACTTCAGTGCAG GTGTAGTGAAGGGACACCGGAAGGAGTCTGGAGAGCTGTATTACTGCATTGAAAAGGAAGGTCAGAGGAAGTGGTACAAGCGAATGGCTGTTATCCTGTCTCTGGAACAAGGAAATAAGCTCCGAGAGCAGTTTGGACTGGGTCCTTACGAACCCGTCACCCCCCTGACTAAGGCAGCTGACATCAGTCTCG ATAATCTTGTGGAGGGGAAGCGGAAGCGACGCGGTAACCTTGTCTctcccagcacctccagcagtAGTACAACTCCCACTCGTAAAGGGATGGAAAGTCCGCGTGCCCCACCAGGTGTGCTTTCTGGCAAGAGGAAACTTGTTGCTTCTGAGGAAGAGAGATCCCCAGCTAAACGTGGCCGTAAGTCAGCAACAGTGAAGCCTG GGGCTGTGAGAGCAGGAGAGATTGTGAGCACATGTGAAGGTGTAGATGCTGCCGATCCCCCAGTACTGGAGGACCAACATGGGCCATTGCCACACAATAAGACCCTCTTTTTGGGCTATGCCTTTCTCCTCACAATGGCAACACCCAGTGACAAATTGGTCAATTGCCAGAAGCCTTCAGATGGTCCTGCAGGGAGtagtgaggaggaagaag aaTTCTTAGAGATGGCTCCGTACAACAAACACTATATAGCAAAGCAGTTGCGAGCAGGAGCTGGCTATATCCTGGAAGACTATAATGAAACACAG TGTAATGCAGCATATCAGTGTCTTTTAATTGCGGATCAGCATTGTCGAACACGGAAATACTTGCTGTGCCTTGCCCGAGGGATCCCTTGTGTGTCTCATATCTGGGTTTATGACAGCTGTCACGCTAACCAGCTGCAAAATTATCGGAATTACCTTTTGCCAGCTGGTTATAGCCTGCAGGAGCAAAAATTGCTAGAGTG GCACCCACGAGAAAACCCATTCCATAACCTGAAGGTTCTCCTGGTATCAGATCAGCAGCAGAACTTCCTGGATTTGTGGTCTGAAATCCTTATGGCTGGGGGAGCATCTTCTgttaaacagcatttttcaaatGCTAACAACAAAG ATATTGCATTGGGTGTTTATGATGTGGTGGTGACTGATCTTTCCTGCCCAGCTGTTGTCTTGAAGTGCGCAGAAGCATTAAGGCTGCCTGTTGTCTCACAAGAGTGGGTGATCCAGAGCCTTATTGCTGGAGAGAGAGTAGGCTACAACAAGCATCCAAAATACAAACATGATTATGTCCCTCACTAA
- the TP53BP1 gene encoding TP53-binding protein 1 isoform X4: MEPAGSPLDPGLSQQGTPCLIVEDSQPEAAGAERDAERACLGALVRRLPLRRSPSPVLEIVRAPSSSRGAGRALPAGGSGAVLAGPMESAAEEMPPPGPDSSAPGKAAERCQEDDEDCPASPYAEDTGTSQLQFGVLELSQSQDLESDVAPNEDVRNQLHSGAAILCSSRTVKNDTEDELNVKNRETVSSIETHSTSEGQPKEFEGTLLDAEERSRKEVLVSNPSKTEKCVDAGHEELDILSTQEEMFPENNITGSDCLVTREEEGNSLACTPARSLHLLQLSGQGSLVQESHSTGSPGVVVPSPVGLASNALIPSSPTEQDQTKDEQVDISTVAKGRDLVQKGQKENRLMQEEQKRDVLIPPGPAVLPQASTPVSQSAPAFFPESLPIPSQPVFSHVSVHDIFVPTQSPEKNEGEEKAAVSTYPCVPGDLSGPTDALSKMPVEDTVSQPSESCNLMLSASGCSQPTNTEISSESLKTSHENNEVTQIQMITECSISDLRLSSVENGDRKIRLDAGHQALPENCEKAEKEDIHTAGKPVMQLGSTGKAGDGTSAPTAHQAHGCISGSQAAVDQSHPEILCCADGREAQLEGYSLKASSQREAVPETQCEEQEEKMHIEEIEMNEDESLVNMAASQRFFLERKVEHNEELEVQVAGGSCKNSRKLSETQELGKFGPECWEKETSKGGALGSGAAKNVDKLSFKAARESMQKLNEALSKPSVGELLEQHKLFSKLKIDIPSEMKLCAKSHAESSKLHQIMESQPPQQEREADIQQENQVQKDTEITATAVNPEQEEQMQLEEQTAAKSPSPSNGTPFHFTLPKEGDTIQPLTSITPPLTGQLKMGPRRHSTPIVDDSCPDSTIATSDVTAEGTMGTNSVTVESAVVSADVSEVCEKGDSCAVPQADVKLSLRMNLVTPLNDGSDESLPFSLEKPTASDKKIGSPAAARCGADRRNITKSDVLSSQFNLLTKISQKESSVFSRVCEVRREEEARDHSLSASPFRGNLFSFPGAGKNAEICENPSDQQHRADDSGGQLLILQRLQQGCHQQPSCTEQKESGEAGIVTTQVEEGARMQKKPSKVDKSQGKQADTDNKGIQTTADCLFTLTMATTATQTAEGTCRRVDVGTSMCGQRPGQQDVNIQTEEGRQKLVNTSAEDTDSLHSQVGEDEFNLLHPPRGQVQRRHVRTIREVRTVVTRVITDVYYVNGAEVERKVVEETEEPVVECQECETDTSSSRTTVGSSLTSGDLGDVSSFSSKASSLHRTSSGASSGLSATHSSSGSARGTGVVKGKVCGTESGEFALPIGRGVVGKLSPRKGVGQPVSPLRVCQAGATLLCEEEEDSIHGTRQGGKAPVTPRGRGRRGRPPSRTTGTRDSSGIPAVEDLSTTGSPEEKSFVRTVGLPDGGEKSDASGFCALRRSDSPEIPLQVVAVPSDCTDSSAGSSFVGLRVVAKWSSNGYFYSGMITQDVGGGKYKLLFDDGYECDVLGKDILLCDPIPLETEVTALSEDEYFSAGVVKGHRKESGELYYCIEKEGQRKWYKRMAVILSLEQGNKLREQFGLGPYEPVTPLTKAADISLDNLVEGKRKRRGNLVSPSTSSSSTTPTRKGMESPRAPPGVLSGKRKLVASEEERSPAKRGRAVRAGEIVSTCEGVDAADPPVLEDQHGPLPHNKTLFLGYAFLLTMATPSDKLVNCQKPSDGPAGSSEEEEEFLEMAPYNKHYIAKQLRAGAGYILEDYNETQCNAAYQCLLIADQHCRTRKYLLCLARGIPCVSHIWVYDSCHANQLQNYRNYLLPAGYSLQEQKLLEWHPRENPFHNLKVLLVSDQQQNFLDLWSEILMAGGASSVKQHFSNANNKDIALGVYDVVVTDLSCPAVVLKCAEALRLPVVSQEWVIQSLIAGERVGYNKHPKYKHDYVPH, from the exons GAGATCGTCCGCGCTCCTTCCAGCAGCCGCGGGGCGGGACGGGCGCTGCCCGCCGGTGGGAGCGGCGCGGTGCTCGCGGGGCCGATGGAGAGCGCCGCTGAAGAGAtgccgccgcccggcccggaCAGCAG TGCCCCTGGGAAGGCTGCGGAACGATGCCAAGAGGATGATGAGGACTGTCCCGCATCTCCGTACGCAGAAG ATACAGGAACATCACAGCTGCAGTTTGGAGTTCTGGAGCTCTCGCAGAGCCAGGACCTGGAGAGTGATGTTGCACCCAATGAAGATGTTAGGAATCAGCTTCACTCGGGAGCTGCTATCCTTTGTTCTTCCAGAACTGTGAAGAATGATACTGAAGATG AACTGAATGTCAAAAACAGGGAAACTGTCAGCAGCATAGAAACACATTCTACTTCAGAAGGCCAACCGAAGGAGTTTGAAGG AACACTGCTGGATGCAGAAGAACGTTCCAGGAAAGAGGTGCTTGTCTCTAATCCATCGAAAACTGAGAAATGCGTTGACGCTGGTCATGAGGAGTTGGATATCTTGTCGACTCAGGAAGAGatgtttcctgaaaataatATAACAG GGAGTGACTGCCTTGTAAccagagaggaagagggaaattCTCTGGCATGTACTCCTGCCCGCAGtctgcacctcctgcagctctctggaCAGGGATCCCTTGTACAGGAGAGCCATTCCAC TGGCTCTCCAGGTGTAGTTGTTCCTTCTCCTGTTGGCCTAGCATCCAATGCTCTCATCCCTAGCAGTCCTACTGAACAGGACCAAacaaaag ATGAACAGGTGGATATCTCTACTGTTGCCAAAGGAAGAGATCTGGTGCAGAagggacagaaggaaaacagactgatgcaggaggagcagaagagaGATGTGCTTATCCCACCAGGGCCTGCAGTCCTGCCACAGGCTTCAACTCCGGTGTCTCAGAGTGCCCCAGCCTTCTTTCCTGAGTCTTTACCTATACCATCACAACCAGTGTTCTCTCATGTGAGCGTTCAT gATATCTTCGTTCCAACTCAGAGCCCGGAGAAGaatgagggagaagaaaaagctgctgtttcaaCTTATCCATGTGTACCAGGAGACCTTTCTGGACCCACAGATGCTTTGTCAAAGATGCCTGTGGAAGACACTGTGTCACAGCCTTCTGAGTCTTGTAATCTGATGCTTTCTGCAAGTGGATGTAGCCAGcccacaaacacagaaatcagtTCAGAGTCTCTGAAAACTAGccatgaaaataatgaagttaCACAGATCCAGATGATTACTGAATGCAGTATTTCAGACTTGAGACTCTCTTCTGTGGAGAATGGTGACAGAAAAATAAGGCTGGATGCAGGTCATCAAGCCCTTCCTGAGAActgtgaaaaagcagaaaaggaggaCATACATACTGCAGGAAAGCCTGTAATGCAGTTAGGTAGTACAGGCAAAGCAGGAGATGGGACATCAGCCCCTACAGCCCATCAGGCTCATGGGTGTATTTCTGGAAGTCAGGCTGCTGTGGATCAGTCTCACCCTGAGattttgtgctgtgctgacGGAAGAGAAGCTCAATTAGAGGGTTATTCACTGAAAGCAAGTTCTCAACGCGAGGCAGTTCCTGAGACTCAGTGtgaagaacaggaagagaagaTGCATATAGAAGAGattgaaatgaatgaagatgAGTCTCTTGTTAACATGGCTGCTTCTCAGAGGTTCTTTCTTGAAAGGAAGGTAGAGCACAATGAAGAGCTGGAAGTACAGGTTGCTGGTGGTTCTtgtaaaaatagcagaaaactGTCTGAGACCCAAGAATTAGGAAAGTTTGGACCAGAAtgctgggaaaaagaaacttcaaaagGTGGAGCTCTTGGCAGTGGAGCAGCAAAGAATGTGGATAAACTGTCCTTTAAAGCTGCTAGAGAAAGCATGCAGAAGCTGAATGAAGCTTTATCTAAGCCTTCTGTAGGGGAGTTATTGGAACAGCacaaattgttttctaaattaaagATTGACATTCCATCTGAGATGAAACTGTGTGCCAAAAGCCATGCAGAAAGTTCAAAATTGCATCAGATAATGGAGTCTCAACCACCACAGCAAGAGAGGGAAGCTGACATACAGCAGGAGAATCAGGTGCAAAAGGATACAGAGATTACTGCTACGGCAGTGAATCCGGAGCAAGAAGAACagatgcagctggaggagcagacAGCTGCTAAGTCCCCCAGTCCTTCCAATG GAACaccatttcatttcactttgcCAAAGGAGGGTGATACCATTCAACCATTGACCAGCATAACACCACCTCTCACTGGCCAACTTAAAATGGGACCAAGAAGACACAGCACACCAATTG tggATGATAGTTGTCCAGACAGCACTATAGCAACTAGTGATGTTACTGCAGAGGGCACAATGGGGACCAACAGTGTCACTGTGGAAAGTGCAGTGGTGTCAGCAGATGTGTCTGAAGTGTGTGAAAAAGGAGATTCTTGTGCAGTTCCTCAGGCTGATGTAAAACTCTCTCTACGAATGAACCTTGTTACCCCTTTGAATGATGGGAGCGATGAGTCTCTACCATTCAGCTTGGAAA AGCCCACAGCCAGTGACAAGAAAATTGGatcccctgctgctgccag GTGTGGGGCTGATAGAAGAAACATAACAAAGTCTGATGTACTGAGTTCACAGTTTAATTTGTTGACCAAAAT CTCCCAGAAAGAGTCTTCTGTGTTTAGTCGTGTCTGTGAAGTTCGGCGAGAGGAAGAGGCTAGAGATCACAGCCTTTCAGCTTCTCCATTTAG GGGGAATCTATTCAGCTTTCCTGGCGCAGGAAAGAATGCTGAAATATGTGAAAATCCTAGTGATCAGCAACACAGAGCAGATGACAGTGGTGGACAGCTCCTGATACTTCAGagactgcagcagggctgccatcAACAACCTTCTTGTACAGAGCAGAAAGAGTCGGGGGAGGCTGGTATTGTAACCACTCAGGTGGAAGAAGGGGCAAGAATGCAGAAGAAACCAAGTAAGGTTGATAAAAGCCAAGGGAAGCAGGCTGATACCGATAATAAAGGGATTCAAACTACAGCAGACTGTCTTTTTACTCTAACAATGGctacaacagcaacacaaaccGCAGAAGGAACTTGTAGGCGAGTGGATGTAGGAACCAGTATGTGTGGGCAAAGACCTGGGCAACAAGATGTAAACATCCAAACTGAGGAGGGCAGACAAAAGCTTGTGAATACCTCTGCAGAAGACACAGACTCTCTGCACAGTCAGGTG GGAGAGGATGAATTTAACCTTCTTCACCCTCCAAGAGGCCAGGTTCAGCGTCGCCATGTGCGAACTATTCGAGAGGTACGGACTGTGGTTACACGTGTTATAACGGATGTTTACTATGTAAATGGTGCAGAGGTGGAACGGAAGGTAGTTGAG GAAACTGAGGAGCCTGTAGTGGAGTGCCAGGAATGTGAGACTGACACATCCTCCTCTAGAACTACGGTTGGCTCATCGTTGACCTCTGGGGACCTTGGTGATGTCAGCTCCTTCTCTTCTAAGGCCTCAAGCCTCCACCGCACATCCAGCGGAGCAAGCAGTGGTCTCTctgccacacacagcagcagtggttcAGCACGAGGAACTGGAGTGGTCAAAGGGAAAGTGTGTGGTACAGAAAGTGGAGAGTTTGCTTTGCCCATTGGCAGAGGTGTCGTAGGAAAACTAAG CCCTAGGAAAGGAGTTGGTCAACCAGTATCTCCTCTTAGAGTTTGCCAGGCAGGAGCAACACTTCTgtgtgaggaagaggaggactCTATACATGGGACTCGCCAGGGTGGCAAAGCACCTGTGACACCTCGTGGGCGAGGTAGAAGAGGCCGCCCACCCTCCCGAACAACTGGGACAAG AGATTCATCTGGAATTCCTGCTGTGGAGGACCTCTCAACTACAGGATCACCTGAGGAGAAATCATTTGTCCGTACAGTTGGCCTACCTGATGGAGGGGAAAAATCTGATGCATCTGGCTTCTGTGCCTTACGTCGAAGTGACTCTCCAGAAATTCCACTGCAAGTGGTGGCTGTTCCTTCAGACTGTACAGACTcatctgctgggagcagctttGTGGGCCTCAGGGTTGTGGCAAAATGGTCTTCAAATGGATACTTCTATTCTGGGATGATTACCCAAGATGTTGGAGGAGGGAAGTACAAGCTTCTCTTTGATGATGGGTATGAATGTGATGTACTAGGAAAAGATATTTTACTCTGTGACCCTATCCCACTGGAGACTGAAGTAACTGCGCTCTCAGAGGATGAGTACTTCAGTGCAG GTGTAGTGAAGGGACACCGGAAGGAGTCTGGAGAGCTGTATTACTGCATTGAAAAGGAAGGTCAGAGGAAGTGGTACAAGCGAATGGCTGTTATCCTGTCTCTGGAACAAGGAAATAAGCTCCGAGAGCAGTTTGGACTGGGTCCTTACGAACCCGTCACCCCCCTGACTAAGGCAGCTGACATCAGTCTCG ATAATCTTGTGGAGGGGAAGCGGAAGCGACGCGGTAACCTTGTCTctcccagcacctccagcagtAGTACAACTCCCACTCGTAAAGGGATGGAAAGTCCGCGTGCCCCACCAGGTGTGCTTTCTGGCAAGAGGAAACTTGTTGCTTCTGAGGAAGAGAGATCCCCAGCTAAACGTGGCC GGGCTGTGAGAGCAGGAGAGATTGTGAGCACATGTGAAGGTGTAGATGCTGCCGATCCCCCAGTACTGGAGGACCAACATGGGCCATTGCCACACAATAAGACCCTCTTTTTGGGCTATGCCTTTCTCCTCACAATGGCAACACCCAGTGACAAATTGGTCAATTGCCAGAAGCCTTCAGATGGTCCTGCAGGGAGtagtgaggaggaagaag aaTTCTTAGAGATGGCTCCGTACAACAAACACTATATAGCAAAGCAGTTGCGAGCAGGAGCTGGCTATATCCTGGAAGACTATAATGAAACACAG TGTAATGCAGCATATCAGTGTCTTTTAATTGCGGATCAGCATTGTCGAACACGGAAATACTTGCTGTGCCTTGCCCGAGGGATCCCTTGTGTGTCTCATATCTGGGTTTATGACAGCTGTCACGCTAACCAGCTGCAAAATTATCGGAATTACCTTTTGCCAGCTGGTTATAGCCTGCAGGAGCAAAAATTGCTAGAGTG GCACCCACGAGAAAACCCATTCCATAACCTGAAGGTTCTCCTGGTATCAGATCAGCAGCAGAACTTCCTGGATTTGTGGTCTGAAATCCTTATGGCTGGGGGAGCATCTTCTgttaaacagcatttttcaaatGCTAACAACAAAG ATATTGCATTGGGTGTTTATGATGTGGTGGTGACTGATCTTTCCTGCCCAGCTGTTGTCTTGAAGTGCGCAGAAGCATTAAGGCTGCCTGTTGTCTCACAAGAGTGGGTGATCCAGAGCCTTATTGCTGGAGAGAGAGTAGGCTACAACAAGCATCCAAAATACAAACATGATTATGTCCCTCACTAA